The genomic region TTAATTCTCCCAACGTAGGATAGTCGGTGTAGCCTTTACTTCCCATTCCAAAGAATGTTGTCGGGTCTGCATCATTCAGTGACGCACCTTGTTGAAGTCGTTCCACCAAATCTGGATTGGCTAAAGACCATACACCAACTGGTACCAGATCAGCGAGACCTCGATCTAGATCTACACTGAGATCCTCCAAAGTTCTTCCAGCCCGATTGACCAACAATGGATTTTGCCAGATTGAACGAATGTCTTGGAGCAGATTCTCATCTCCAAGGTGCATCACATGAAGGTAAACCAAGTCCAATTGCGCCAATTCTTGTACAAGGTAGCGATAGAGTTCAGGGCCTTGTTCGCCATCTTGAATTCCACCCAGCGGTGTCCCTGGCGAAATGCGGAAGCCTGTTCTTTCTGCGCCTATTTCCTCCACGATGGCTTTTGTTACTTCAATCGCGAAACGAGCACGATTTTCAATAGACCCGCCATACTCATCTGTCCGTGTATTTGAATTTTCTCCGAGGAATTGATTAATTAAGTATCCATTGGCTCCATGAATTTCAACGCCATCCGCACCTGCTTTAATCGCCGCAGCGGCGGCTTTGCGGAAATCAGCGATGGTGGTTTGAATATCCTCCTGACTCAATTCGCGTGGAACAGGGATATCCTGCATCCCTGTGGCCGTGAACATTTCTACACCCGGTGCGATTGCAGATGGAGCAACCGGTTGACGATGATGCGGGGTATTGTCCGGATGTGACATTCGTCCAGCATGCATTAACTGGATGTATACATATCCACCAGCTTCATGCACAGCATCCGATACCTTTTTCCATCCTTCAATATGCTTATCGGTGTAAATGCCTGGTGACCATAAGTAACCTTGTCCATCATCAGAAGGCTGTGCACCTTCCGTAATCAATAGCCCCATGGTTGCACGCTGAGCATAATAAAGTGCAGCCAACTCTCCAGGTGTTCCA from Paenibacillus sp. FSL R5-0341 harbors:
- a CDS encoding alkene reductase is translated as MEKIWSKTKIGNMELPHRLAMAPMTRSRAQEDGTPGELAALYYAQRATMGLLITEGAQPSDDGQGYLWSPGIYTDKHIEGWKKVSDAVHEAGGYVYIQLMHAGRMSHPDNTPHHRQPVAPSAIAPGVEMFTATGMQDIPVPRELSQEDIQTTIADFRKAAAAAIKAGADGVEIHGANGYLINQFLGENSNTRTDEYGGSIENRARFAIEVTKAIVEEIGAERTGFRISPGTPLGGIQDGEQGPELYRYLVQELAQLDLVYLHVMHLGDENLLQDIRSIWQNPLLVNRAGRTLEDLSVDLDRGLADLVPVGVWSLANPDLVERLQQGASLNDADPTTFFGMGSKGYTDYPTLGELKSQEGQH